gtatttgttgagtatctATAATTATGCACTTACTTTTGTAAATAACTTTTGTTgctataagctccatgaagagAAAATGCCCAGTGGAGTACCTGACATCTGGAATTTACTCTCATGAAATGGTGAGAAAACTGAAAGACTTTGTCAGTTACAGAACAAAATAATTTCTCCTGTATACACCACTGACAAAGTACACATGCAATATTTAAGAgaattttcattatgaaaaatgtCTGATTTTACTGTTTAGAGATAAACTGTAGGTTATTATGATAACCAAAAGTTCACACACCATTGTCTTGCAATACAACCTGTGACAGTATTTCGATACCATTGCCAGACTAAACCTTTAACAttaattatttatcaaaattataCATGGCACTAACACATCTCAACAAAGAAGATTATGTAAGTGAGCTGCCTTGGCATCAGTAATACTGAACACAGTAGCTATTTTCAATCCTTCAATAAAATTAGATCAAGATGTACTTGTATTATGTGTTGCTGTTCCTGTAAGGAAGACATACATTAGTTTAAGATTTACTTTGGGtataaatgacattttttgtttttttgacatttttcttctttgtctcctcCTCCActgcccgcccccccccccaaaaaaaagttttcagtagaatacagaaaacaaaaacacaaacacctGCCCTGTTCACTCTCTCTTATGCATAATAAATGCTTTGTTCTCCCCTCAACTGGATCCGGCAGGGATTGCCGGGGGCACCTGCCACTTCACCCTCAGGCTTGGCTCTCTGTCCTCAGCCTGGCCCCTAGGATTCCAAATGGTGCAACAAAATACGACAATCCTAAGGTTCGAAAAATAAGcaatgggtaatttatttttcagtgaaagAAAGCGTTTAAATATTAGTGTTTTAAAACATCAGACTTAAAATGTTACTTCTGAGTAGGCTGAAAGGTGAATCCAGGCACAGAGAAACATATCCTGGCCTACCCCTTCATAACTCGCGCACCGTGTTGAGGCCCCAGGAAAATCTCAAAACGGAGATGTAGTCTAAAAACTGGACGACACCACAGACCACGTTGCTGTAGCACCACATATTACCCATGAGAAAATCTAAGTGGTtaagtcacttgtccaaggtcaaGCTGGGCCAGTCGCAGGCAGAGCTAGTTCGCGACCTTCTAACCTTTCCTTCTCCCACCCAGCCGCGTACAGGCCCTTGGTCGCGCCGGCCCCCAAAGGGTTCCCACGGATACGGTTCCCAAGTCAGTGGCATGTCAGCGCCCTTCAAGCTACCGCACTTTTATTTGTTCTCCCTGCCAGCTCCAGAAAGTATTAAAGACTCCGCGCCTTCTTCCCAAGCCCAGGTGCCCTAAACCACTTGAGCCCACCGCGCCCAGAGCCGACTCACCCGCAGCCCGAGGTGCGGGAGCCCTCGGACCGACTCCGGCCCTCCCCGCAGTCCTCGCCGGCCGCGCTGCGGCCCCGGCTGACGACGAGTCGAGAAAGTCACCCTCGGTGACCGCGGACGCGTGGGGCGGGCAGTGTCGCGCCGCCCCGCGGAGGCGCCGCAAACTTTTCCCGGCTTGCAAGTTGCCGGGCTACGCGGCCGCGGACAGACTTCCTTCGCCCGTGCCGGAACGAGGGGGGCGTCCCTATCCCGGGAGGGGGCTGGGCGAGCAGGGTGACGGTCAAGTTGGGATCTGGGGAGCGCAGGCGCCCCGCACTCTGGGGCCCGGCCGCATTGTCTGCGCGGCCTCGGACCAAGCCCGGGCGGCGGTGGCACCGGCGGGCGCGGAGAGGAGTTGCCGTCCCGAATTTGCCGCCCCCTTTCGCCGCCGCCGCCCACTGCGTTCTTTGTGTGTCTCTCGCCGCCCTCCGGCCGCTTCGCCGCTCGCCTGACAGCTGATGGGCTCACCGCGCCGGGTCCCGCGTCCTCTCGGCCGCAGCCGGCGGAGCCCGGCCCGTccagaggaggaggggaaaagaaGAGCGTTGACAGATGCTGTCTCGCAGCGGCCACCGCCAGGGGAAAAGCCTGGAGTGCCTCGGCAAGAAGCGGCCGGTCGGTAACCGGCCCCAGCCTCGTATTCGCCTCAAAGACTCCAATTGCCTAGGAGACCTTCCCTCCGCAGCCGCCCGCGCACCTCCGCTCTCGCGCCCCGCGCCCGGCTCCGCGGACTAGCGCGCCCGGTCAAGAATCCTGGGGAATCCGCTCCGCCCCCTGGCTCCAGGGTCCTCCAATGATCTGGGCGTACACAGGGCTGTTTCATCCAATCAGGTGTCGGAAAGCCCAGACAGTCCGCGGGAGTGTAGCCAATAGAAGGCGACTCCGGCAACACACCCGCCCTGATCCACTAGGAACAAACCGCTCCGAGCACGGTGGTGGGACCGATCCTGGCGCCCAGATCAAGCCAAGTCCGGCCAAAGCTATGTCGCAAAGTGAGAATCTGAAGACAGGTCCGGTACTTAAATGGCTATGATTCTAAAAAGTTGAAGATGGGAACGGTGGACGCACAAAATCTTTACCCTCGGCTCAAAACGCCTTTTCTGGCGAAAGTTTGTATATGAAAGAAAGCCGAACACTTTGTAGCACTGTTTTAAGTGAAGGCCTTTCCTTTTAGAACACTGCTTTACAATGCCTAATCAGCCGGCGCTCAGGTTGGTGCATTTAGAGTCCCGAGCGTTTGTGTTCCTAATAAGTTTGCCAGAATGTCGGATATCTGAAATAGGTTAGTTTCTATCCTGCCCCAAAACACAGACTGTCACTGGCACCACCAtgttgtgtttgttgttgtttttgtttttttttccttgaattaaAATATAAGAGTTCTGTATGTAAATCATCTTTATTGTGAACTTTATTTCTATAATAAAGTCACACAAACTATCTTCAGTGGAGGTTGGATGAAATACTGAAAAAGGAGAATGTAGAGACAGATGATAGTTATGTGGGATATCTCTATCCATCTGCCACCCATCTATCAATCAAGAAAGGGCTTGAGTAAAGCACTGGCTATAAACGACTGTACCTTTTGATCACAGGACCTTACAAATAATGGACACActagttgtttgtttatttgatttgAATAGGATGACTCATTTGTTATTGTTCATAGGAAGTTTATAAACTTCATTGAGTTGTTTACTGAAAGTGGATTACACCATGACGAAAACAGTATTTGGCAACAtatttgcatatttcaaaataaaattacacttaTTTGTACTTCAAATAGTTATGTCAGTTTATTTCTTCGGGTAATAaactgtgcatttaaaaaattttgtacacATGCGGCATGttccttctttataaattattttgatgaccaaatacatttttttagtatatgtgctgccgaagcgagcacgaccaaatacattttttaaaggatgttCTGTACAATGAACGGAAAGAAGAGatctgaaataagaaaaatatggctaTATTACCTCCTTGCTTTCGTGATTGAAACTCACCACACCTTACCATATTAAATTCGGGGGATAACATGATCCCTGAAATGAAGTTTTATCAACAGGTCCAGGTTCTGGATTGACCTTGAGCCAATCTCTTAATGACTAACTCTGTTATAAGAGAACAATATGCCTGGCTCTACCTGCCTCCTTGGGGTGCTGTGAGATCCAACCAAGATAGTGTTTGTCAAGCACTTTGCTTTTTGTGAAATGCTGTGCCAAGTGCAGAACCATCTTAAATGTGTTATTATTCTCTGTTTATTTTCAGAACATTAATATTTCCTCGACTGCACATTTTTTTCAATCTGAAATATGTTTTTGAGCCCATCAGTTTTCTCTCAAAATAGATTTGAATGAAACTCCTGCCTGCTAATTCTAGATCAAAGCAGTACTTtcagggtttctttctttctcttttttaatggaGAGGATGTTAGAAGAGAATACTGAGGAAAGAATTCTGGATGGAAAAGGTTCGAGAAATTTTATTCACTCTTAGTATATTCCTCTCAGTATATTCCTCAAAAACAAGATGGATCATAATGTCCAATTTAATACTCTATTCATaatgtttaaaaacaagcaaGTTTCAATGTATACGCCTAAAATAAGTTAACATATCCTATGTCTGCAAATACTGCTAATACAGTCTTAGATGGAAGTTGTAAATGGCTGGGTCAAAGTTATACCCATAAATCAAgtactgaatttaaaattttggagGCATTTATTAAAGATTCACTTATCACTTTTGTACTTAATTGtccaagaggaaaataaatgtgtatttttagatTTCGTGTGTCATCAtataatttgtttactttttcccaAAATATGCAGTCTAGTACAGAAGTTTAATTATTACTTCCAACAAATGTACATGTGGTAACACTAGAATGTAAAATTTGCTGAATTTAGTTGAACCAGCAGTTGTTAATTTTCAGTTAATTAACtatacatatttcattttctgaatgAAAATTGTGGAAGAATTTATCAATATGAATTCAATATGCATGatttattaagtatatataaGTCAAAACCAGTGTGTGGTAATTTCCTGATAATCGACAAGTCCACACCCACTTATTACatagaaatgaatattttagtGATTGTCTGGGTAATATTTGTGATTTCACTGTGGTGATGCTTCATTCACTAagtgatattttcaatttttcatcagCGATTTTCTCATCAGTTGTCCAAAATGGAACACAAGAGTGGAAGCTATTTTAGAGAGCTATCAGTTttagcacatttaaaaatgtttattagagAAACTGACTTTGGGGTTAGTTTTAGTATTTATAAAGATcgtttttaaaacatacatagaCAGACATttgtaaagataatttttagaaaatacataGACATCTTTTATAAGTTGCCTCACATGATCTGTGGTAATATGACTCATCacaatattattttctctgtatctttGCATTTAATTTGCTATCATCTTAAGATTGCTTCATCAGTGAATATAACAAATAGCTGGATTTATATGTTCTCGATTTTGATAGTTGAAATGCTTCTGAATTTCTTGTCTTGGACAAATCAGAGTTCCACGTGACTTCTCAACAAATAACTGAGTCTAATTCATTaatctgaaaatgattttttttaggaataatgaaataatatctatagagagagaatagaaaaatgattagctctatttttcttcctatttcttacATGGATGAGAGAAAAATGCCTTTGTGAATCACATCAGATCCCTTTAACTCTCCTTTTACAAAActtgtattttgttgatttcttgAACTCAACCATGTAGTTTCCTTATTGTGTGATGTATCTACAGCAGGAAACTTTTATGTGCATATGGAGTaacagaaaatttcagaaaacgTTGGTGAGGGGCACACTAGACTCCCTTCTCCATTTTATCTTGGGTCACAGACCCTTAGGAAAATTTCTTTTAGAGTTAAGTGTtaggaaaaattttatttcttctgaaatgAGATCTTCTTTTGCAGCTTCTCCTTCTTATTTCGACTACCAGGAAGCTTGGAACTAAATTTACAGCTTAATTTAGCAAGGTATGGCCTGcttcactgtaattttttttctttttgtaaattttaaatttttgtaagtacatagtaagtgtgtgtatttgtgaggtacatgagatattttgatgcaggcatatatgtataataatcacatcagagtaaatggggtatctatcacctcaagcatcTATCCTTCCTTTTGTgttacaatccaattatactctttaagttcttttaaaatgtacaataaatttttgttaactgtagtcaccctattgtgctatcaaatactagatccaCTCTAATTTCTTAATAAACACAATGTTTACCTTGCCATGGTTTATTACTCTTCATCTATACCTTATTAGcttatatatctgtatgtatgcattttatttaagCTCTGTAAAACACTTTCTGAAATGAgatgaaatatatatgaataacaTATTCTGAGCCTTACATAAACTCTTGAGTATGAAGAGTTAAACATAACCAGAACGTGTAGTGAGAACAATATGAAGGATGTTGCTGATATTTCCTTCACAGAGAAATAGGATTCTAATTCACCAGGTATAATATCTCTAAACCTTTTCCAGAGaggcaagaagaaaaacagatgtaCTTGACTGGGAAATTTTATTacgtttatttgtttttttctttttcttcttcttcttctctttttttttttttttttttttttttgagacaggatcttgttgtgttgcccaggctagagagcagtggcatgatcatagctcactgcaacctcacactcctgggctcaagcgattctcctgcctcaacctccctagtagctgggactacagatgcactccaccatgtcctgctaattttaatttaatttgtagcGATAGgagccttgctatgttgtccaggctggtctcaaactcctggcctcaaataatcctcccaccttggtctcccaacgtgctgggactacaggtgtgggccactgtgcttggcccaacatttacttttcaaagttaggttatttttaaaagtcatctcCTGAGTGACATATTGTCTTAGCACTGTTGCAGAACTTCATCTTAtccaacatttttgttttataagataCATTTGAATTAACTAAAAGTTGTAGgttaaaaatatccttttaaaatagaatagtTTACACAAAGTAGATGGTAGCATCCCTCTTCCAAGCCAGAAGGTCAGCATGTAGGAGATCCTCAGTGGAGTTAGGAGGGTTTCAGTCATAAGGGATAGAAAACTCAACCtgacttaaatataaaagcaaatgtaTATTTAGTGCATATAATTAAAACTATACCACCTTGATCAAGTAAAAGTAAAGGTACAGCTAGCTGACAAAGgtgggagaggaaagaaggggGCCAAAGAAGAAAGCTGGGTAGGGGCATCATGCCACATAGAGGGGTGCCGAAAAACTGTATTGGACAAAACATGGTTTTATCCAACTTTATTAGATAACATTTattggaaaaaaacagaaatttaagtAGCTACTTCTACATTACAACgaacaaaactgaaaatgataGTATAAGTATCAAAATTGCAGAGGTGTTGAAAGAAGGACTAATGTAAGACCTCATTTTACATAGGTCATTTTATATAGCTGAGGGTCAggtagataaataataaataacaaatatagaaatatactagttatttcattatttaaagttCATGTTTTGTTCAAGCAAATAGTTTATGGTTTAGTTTTCTACAGGCAGACACTAAAAGCAGAAATGGTTAAAAGGGTTTTCCTTTGGAGGAGGGGTTGTTGTAATTACATGTGAGGAGGGTTGTGgtcttatttgatttttttttaaccaactaTGAAGATGGTTTTGGTGAAAATTGTCAATATTACAGAAAAACGTCTTAGcaggaatatatttaaaaataaatgtagggtATCCATATATATTGGGAAACCACGGTTGTATTTAGTGtagaataaaatggaatttaGGACTCAAGTAAGAATGTATATGATGgttttcaaaaagcaaatataatggatatatagttaaattattttatgctCTTCACAAGCAATTCATAATACGGTAGATTATCTTATTTTTGTGCTTGAGAACAATTGTGCCTCCGCTGGATCCCAGAGATTATAGGGCAGATTGGGTATGGGAGAATGCTTGTTAAatgcctgtttgttttttgatgaaGTGATTGTATCATTTGAAACTGTTTGACTCAGCACACAGGAAAACTCAATAGAAAATGTGTGCAATTGTGAGCTTCATAGtttgagaaatgaatgaaaattatggagaagattccatgaaaagttACAAAAGTAATTAGAAATCTGAAACACAGCCGATTTGGAAGAATGAACATTTTTGAGCTTTTGGGGCTCCAAATTTTCAGATATAAttcattgttaattttctgtgCAAGTGAAGGAGAATAGTGAGTCCACTGTGAAATGCTCCACGGGGGTCTATTAGAATGTTTCATCTTGAATAAGAGGGAAATCAACCCACGGGACTGGCATACTACATTGTGAGAATTCATAGGCAAGGACAAATATCATTACCAGAAGCCATGGAGGAAGAAAAGTGTGTGGGTGTCAGGGTGGGTGtgaagggtatgtgtgtgtgtgtgtgtgtgtgtgtgtaagagaccAGGCTGAATAAATGTTTCAATCACTGACAGTtgataataaacaaaatgaatctaAAAGGCAAGTCTAGAATAATTAAAGAAGCATGATAGAACTGAAAATCTACTGTCAGAATGTAATGCTTAATCCTAATTTGGAGATGATATTGTGGAAACTACCTGAACTCAAACCAAAGCATCCTCATGTAGATGGCGTCTTTCCAAGGTTGTCTGAAAATAAATACagcaataataaacatttatttttcattcatgttttttCACTTAGAAAGCACCTTCACATATGTAACATCACTAGATCCTCGTAACTTTTCCTCAAGATAATGAGGAGGCATCTCAGTATAGTATTTCAGTTCAAAGATATATTTGAATTCTGCTCCCTCAGTGGGACTCAACCAAGCCATTAATTCCCCTAGGCCTTTAAATAAGGATGATAACAATTATAGGTGTTGAATCTATCTCTCGTTGCATGCTCTGAGATGGAAGCAACTAATTTGTGTGAACATGCTTTGCAGACCCTTATGTGGGTCACCAATGTTCTTATTAGCATGGGttctattcccattttatagataatgaaAAGGAGATGCAGAAATCAAGACTCACCAGTTAGACAAGGTGAGTCCATGGCCCCAGATCCCCAGGTCTAATTATTCCCAATGCTCATTCCACTACTTTGATCCAAACTTTAAAGTGTGATcagtaaatacaaaattagacttGTCTGGTGGtttcctcaatttcttttttggattgaAGAGTTAGACTAGTTGATTACCAGGGTCATTTCAGCTGTAAATCCTACAATAGTCAAGAATTTGCTTTCCCAACTTGCTCTGGGGTCTCTGTTTCCCTCCAGGTGATGAAGATAACCAAACGATATAGTTAAAGAGTGCTGtttagaaaacagagagaaatttTCCTGGCTGCTGAGAGAAGAGATGAGGTAGAGAACCAAGGAGATGATGTGAGGCTGGGAActataaagaatgaaataattcatAAAGATTCCCTGAATGTGAGGATAGAAGAGACATAGAGCATTTCCAAGGTACAAgtgcaaattttcttttttttttctttattttattttattttactttattatactttaagttctagggtacatgtgcataacgtgcaggtttgttacatatgtatacttgtgccatgttggtgtgctgcacccatcaactcatcagcacccatcaattcgtcatttatatcaggtataactcccaatgcaatccctcccccctcccccctccccatgataggcccctatgtgtgatgttccccttcccgagtccaagtgatgtcatttttcagttcccacctatgagtgagaacatgcggtgtttggttttctcttcttgtgatagtttgctaagaatgatggtttccagctgcatccatgtccctacaaaggacgcaaactcatccttttttatggctgcataatattccatggtgtatatgtgccacattttcttaatccagtctgtcacagatggacatttgggttgattccaagtctttgctattgtgaatagtgccacaataaacatacgtgtgtatgtgtctttatagcagcatgacttataatcctttgggtatatacccagtagtgggatggctgggtcatatggtacatctagttctagatccttgaggaatcgccatactgttttccataatggttgaactagtttacaatcccaccaacagtgtaaaagtgttcctatttctccacatcctctccagcacctgttgttgcctgactttttaatgattgccattctaactggtgtgagatggtatctcattgtggttttgatttgcatttctctgatggccagtgatgatgagcattttttcatgtgtctgttggctgtatgaatgtcttcttttgagaaatgtctgttcatatcctttgcccactttttgatgggtttgtttgtttttttcttgtaaatttgtttgagttctttgtgggttctggatattagccctttgtcagatgagtagattgcaaaaattttctcccattctgtaggttgcctgttcactctgatggtagtttcttttgctgtgcagaagctctttagtttaatcagatcccatgtgtcaattttggcttttgctgccattgcttttggtgttttagacatgaagtccttgcccatgcctatgtcctgaatggtactacctaggttttcttctagggtttttatggtattagatctaacatttaagtctctaatccatcttgaattaattttcatataaggagtaaggaaaggatccagtttcagctttctacttatggctagccaattttcccagcaccatttattaaatagggaatcctttccccatttcttgtttctctcaggtttgtcaaagatcagatggctgtagatgtgtggtatcatttctgaggactctgttctgttccattggtctatatctctgttttggtaccagtaccatgctgttttggttactgtagccttgtagtatagtttgaagtcaggtagcgtgatgcctccagctttttcctttcgacttaggattgtcttggcaatgcgggctcttttttggttccatatgaactttaaagcagttttttccaattctgtgaagaaactcattggtagcttgatggggatggcattgaatctataaataaccttgggcagtatggccattttcacgatattgattcttcctatccatgagcatggtatgttcttccatttgtttgtgtcctctttgatttcactgagcagtggtttgtagttctccttgaagaggtcctttacatcccttgtaagttggattcctaggtattttattctctttgaagcaattgtgaatggaagttcattcatgatttggctctctgtttgtctgttactggtgtataagaatttATAAAATCTTCTAAACACATAAATGATCTTGTCTGTGGTTTTTGTAGTGGGGAGGTATGGgtagttatttgttt
This is a stretch of genomic DNA from Rhinopithecus roxellana isolate Shanxi Qingling chromosome 4, ASM756505v1, whole genome shotgun sequence. It encodes these proteins:
- the LOC104668858 gene encoding uncharacterized protein LOC104668858; translation: AIGVFEANTRLGPVTDRPLLAEALQAFPLAVAAARQHLSTLFFSPPPLDGPGSAGCGREDAGPGAVSPSAVRRAAKRPEGGERHTKNAVGGGGERGRQIRDGNSSPRPPVPPPPGLGPRPRRQCGRAPECGAPALPRSQLDRHPARPAPSRDRDAPLVPARAKEVCPRPRSPATCKPGKVCGASAGRRDTARPTRPRSPRVTFSTRRQPGPQRGRRGLRGGPESVRGLPHLGLREH